In the Bordetella genomosp. 10 genome, one interval contains:
- a CDS encoding Bug family tripartite tricarboxylate transporter substrate binding protein gives MKFRLARLIAVAALACWSMTGEAADFPDHPLTMIVPFVPGGSSDITARAIQPALTRVLGQTVVIDNKPGANGSIGAVELKRAAPDGYTMLIGSIGTFAINPSVYKKLNYDPTTDFRYLTQAVRTPNVLVVNPNLKVRTLPELLEYAKRHPDRMSYANSGSGSSDHLSAVLFRQRTHTEGVDVPYRGGGAAITDTLSGQVNVMFMNLGAVLPYVKAGKLIAVACTGERRDPGLPDVPTMQEAGISGMVVYSWQNIAVPKRTPTAVVEWLSEKLRAALTDPKSRDILEKQGFEVVASPWKDADAWQEAETRRWAQVVKSANISLD, from the coding sequence ATGAAATTCAGACTTGCCCGGCTTATCGCCGTGGCGGCATTGGCTTGCTGGAGCATGACCGGCGAGGCCGCGGATTTCCCGGACCATCCATTGACCATGATTGTCCCTTTCGTGCCCGGCGGGTCTTCGGACATCACCGCGCGCGCCATCCAGCCGGCCTTGACGCGCGTGCTCGGGCAAACCGTGGTTATCGACAACAAGCCCGGGGCCAACGGCAGCATCGGCGCGGTGGAGTTGAAGCGTGCCGCCCCCGATGGCTACACGATGCTGATAGGCTCGATCGGCACATTCGCGATCAATCCTTCCGTCTATAAGAAACTGAATTACGACCCCACCACGGATTTCCGCTATTTGACACAGGCGGTTCGAACACCCAACGTGCTGGTGGTAAATCCAAATCTGAAGGTGCGTACGCTGCCCGAGCTGCTTGAATATGCAAAGCGTCATCCTGACCGGATGTCGTACGCCAATTCGGGAAGCGGATCTTCAGACCATCTTTCCGCGGTGCTCTTTCGCCAGCGCACGCACACGGAAGGGGTGGACGTGCCATATCGTGGCGGCGGCGCGGCCATTACCGATACGCTGAGCGGCCAGGTCAACGTGATGTTCATGAATCTCGGCGCGGTGCTGCCCTACGTCAAGGCCGGGAAACTCATTGCGGTGGCGTGCACCGGCGAGCGGCGGGATCCAGGCTTGCCCGACGTGCCAACAATGCAGGAAGCCGGCATATCCGGGATGGTCGTGTATTCCTGGCAAAACATCGCGGTGCCGAAGCGGACGCCGACCGCGGTTGTCGAGTGGCTTTCCGAAAAATTGCGCGCCGCGCTCACCGATCCAAAATCCAGGGATATCCTGGAAAAGCAGGGCTTCGAGGTCGTCGCGTCGCCGTGGAAGGATGCCGACGCCTGGCAGGAAGCGGAGACCAGGCGCTGGGCGCAGGTGGTGAAGAGCGCCAACATCAGTCTCGACTGA
- a CDS encoding Ldh family oxidoreductase — translation MSFIHANHAVAAATVLLQRGGLGADMAGAVARRLVQGQLLGRHTHGLAMLPTYLERLADGRIAREGRIETLSDQGGSFSWRVDRLPGAWVMDRMLAQAVTRAARHAVVTATVAGCSHIGALQAYLADLVSRELLGLLMVTDPGVASVAPPGGIDPVITSNPVALCIPTERAPLLIDQSTSMLSNGAVVAALAAGKALPGPWLLDNQGRATDDPAAVNTDPPGTLLPVGGLEFGYKGFGFGLMVEAFALALSGFGRDQARERGAQGVFLLIVDPGRFGDGKAAFLRAMSALVDQCEASRPIPGGAGVRLPGEAALRAQARQLRDGLDLSAELLSRLDACARRLGLDSFSAAAPVVE, via the coding sequence ATGTCGTTTATCCATGCGAATCATGCCGTGGCGGCGGCAACGGTGCTGCTGCAACGCGGCGGACTCGGCGCCGACATGGCCGGCGCGGTCGCCCGCAGGCTGGTGCAGGGGCAGTTGTTGGGACGCCATACCCATGGCCTTGCGATGCTGCCCACTTACCTCGAACGGCTTGCCGACGGCCGGATTGCGAGGGAAGGGCGCATAGAGACTTTGTCCGATCAAGGTGGCAGCTTCAGTTGGCGGGTCGACCGCCTGCCCGGGGCATGGGTCATGGACAGGATGCTGGCGCAAGCCGTGACTCGCGCGGCGCGCCATGCCGTGGTGACGGCGACCGTGGCCGGCTGCTCCCACATAGGCGCGCTGCAAGCCTACCTGGCCGATCTGGTTTCGCGCGAACTGCTGGGCCTGCTCATGGTTACCGATCCCGGCGTGGCCTCGGTGGCGCCGCCGGGCGGAATCGACCCCGTCATCACATCCAATCCCGTCGCGCTCTGCATCCCCACCGAGCGTGCTCCCTTGCTGATAGACCAGAGCACATCCATGTTGAGCAACGGCGCCGTGGTAGCGGCCCTGGCGGCGGGCAAGGCCTTGCCGGGGCCGTGGTTGCTCGACAACCAGGGGCGCGCCACGGACGACCCCGCGGCGGTCAACACCGATCCTCCCGGGACCTTGCTGCCCGTGGGGGGCTTGGAATTTGGCTACAAAGGCTTCGGCTTTGGATTGATGGTGGAGGCCTTTGCGCTCGCGCTTTCCGGCTTTGGCCGCGACCAGGCCCGTGAGCGCGGCGCGCAAGGCGTGTTTTTGCTGATCGTCGATCCAGGGCGATTCGGAGACGGCAAGGCCGCCTTCCTGCGCGCCATGTCGGCGCTGGTGGACCAATGCGAGGCGAGCCGCCCGATCCCGGGGGGCGCCGGCGTACGCCTGCCTGGAGAGGCCGCATTGCGCGCGCAGGCGCGGCAACTGCGGGATGGGCTGGACCTGAGCGCCGAATTGTTGTCCCGTTTGGACGCCTGCGCGCGCCGGCTGGGCCTGGACAGCTTTTCAGCCGCCGCCCCTGTTGTCGAATAG
- a CDS encoding Bug family tripartite tricarboxylate transporter substrate binding protein, with translation MTARAKIYRSRRTLMGRLSSRAVAAVLGLAMLHAASAVAAPDYPDKPVRLIVGFPPGGSTDVLARMVANGLSQKLGRQFIVENKPGASGMIGANEVAKARPDGYTLLFSSSTLATYRALYPTTPFDASKDFEPVSLVATTPYLLVVHPSLPVHSVSELIAYAKAHPGEINYAASAPGGGQHLAWEMFKRMNGVDLLYVPYAGTGALTPDLLAGRLQAAIDNVAVLAQQVRARTLRPIAVTGPKRSALLPGVPTAIESGLPGFDVVGWFAVFAPANTSSQVTARLSQAIGEIMREPAMRKAFEDLGADPDVRGPEALREFLASETSRWGKLIQDAGIKLQ, from the coding sequence ATGACGGCCCGCGCGAAGATCTATCGGTCCCGTCGCACCCTTATGGGACGGCTGTCATCCCGGGCTGTGGCGGCTGTCCTTGGCCTGGCGATGCTCCATGCGGCGTCCGCCGTGGCCGCGCCGGATTACCCCGACAAGCCCGTGCGGCTGATCGTGGGTTTTCCGCCGGGAGGTTCGACCGACGTATTGGCGCGAATGGTCGCGAACGGCCTGTCCCAAAAACTGGGGCGCCAGTTCATCGTCGAGAACAAACCCGGCGCAAGCGGCATGATCGGCGCCAATGAGGTGGCGAAGGCGCGCCCGGACGGCTACACGCTGCTCTTTTCCAGCAGCACGCTGGCCACCTATCGGGCGCTGTATCCCACGACGCCCTTCGATGCCAGCAAGGATTTCGAACCTGTCTCCCTGGTAGCGACGACGCCCTATCTCCTTGTCGTGCATCCTTCGCTTCCAGTGCATTCCGTGAGCGAGTTGATTGCCTACGCAAAAGCTCATCCGGGCGAGATCAACTATGCGGCGTCGGCGCCCGGAGGCGGCCAACATCTGGCGTGGGAGATGTTCAAACGCATGAACGGGGTCGATCTTCTCTACGTTCCCTATGCCGGCACGGGGGCGCTCACGCCGGACCTGCTGGCCGGCCGCTTGCAAGCCGCGATCGACAACGTGGCAGTTCTGGCGCAGCAGGTTCGCGCGCGAACGCTGCGGCCCATCGCCGTCACCGGCCCAAAGCGCTCCGCCTTGTTGCCGGGGGTGCCTACGGCGATCGAATCGGGGCTTCCTGGTTTCGATGTCGTTGGCTGGTTTGCCGTGTTCGCGCCCGCGAATACGTCCTCACAGGTCACGGCCCGGCTGTCGCAGGCCATCGGCGAGATCATGCGCGAGCCCGCAATGCGGAAAGCGTTCGAGGACCTGGGCGCCGACCCGGATGTGCGTGGGCCCGAGGCGCTGCGTGAGTTCCTGGCCTCGGAAACCTCCCGATGGGGAAAGTTGATCCAGGACGCCGGTATCAAGCTTCAATAG
- a CDS encoding MFS transporter, whose product MVLLVTAVNLADRANLSIAGAPMSTELGLGSVAMGYVFSAFAWAYVIGQLPGGWILDRFNSIKVYATTLFLWSFFTFLQGYVGWFQPAVAIFLLFALRFLVGLVEAPIYPANNYIISAWFPLRERGLATSIFSSAQYVAVVLFVPIMGLLSHELSWHWVFWVMGGLGMVLAGIWVKVMQPPDKHSKVTPEELAYIRQNGAMIDIEANKTSKAPAPAGSLKLLLGNRMMAGIYIGQYCITALQYFFLTWFPIYLVKGRGMDILHVGFAATAPAISGFIGSVLGGAISDAVVKRGGGVTLARKIPFVTGMLLASLLVLCNFTDSTYVIVGLMSLALFGKGLAQVGLAVVVDTSPQEIVGFATGLFGVAGNLAGIVAPITIGYILGITHSFTGVMYFVGAHALVGALSYIFIVGPLRRLSLPGNGSVSRVERAS is encoded by the coding sequence TTGGTTCTGCTGGTCACGGCGGTCAATCTCGCCGATCGCGCCAATCTGTCCATTGCTGGCGCGCCCATGTCCACGGAGCTGGGGCTCGGCAGCGTGGCGATGGGTTATGTCTTCTCGGCGTTTGCATGGGCCTATGTCATCGGTCAATTGCCAGGAGGCTGGATACTCGACCGGTTCAATTCGATAAAGGTCTACGCGACCACCTTGTTCCTGTGGTCGTTTTTCACATTCCTGCAAGGTTACGTGGGCTGGTTCCAGCCGGCCGTGGCCATCTTCCTGTTGTTCGCGTTGCGCTTCCTGGTCGGCTTGGTCGAAGCGCCTATCTACCCGGCGAACAACTACATTATTTCCGCCTGGTTCCCGCTGCGCGAACGTGGCCTTGCCACGTCGATCTTCAGTTCCGCGCAGTACGTAGCGGTGGTCCTGTTCGTGCCCATCATGGGCTTGCTCAGCCATGAACTGAGCTGGCATTGGGTATTCTGGGTCATGGGTGGGCTGGGCATGGTGCTGGCGGGGATCTGGGTGAAGGTCATGCAGCCGCCGGACAAGCATTCCAAGGTGACTCCCGAAGAACTCGCCTATATCCGTCAAAACGGCGCGATGATCGACATCGAGGCCAACAAGACCAGCAAGGCGCCCGCGCCTGCCGGTTCGCTGAAGCTGCTGCTAGGCAACCGGATGATGGCCGGAATCTATATTGGCCAGTACTGTATTACCGCCTTGCAGTATTTCTTCCTGACCTGGTTCCCGATCTATCTGGTCAAGGGGCGCGGAATGGACATCCTGCATGTCGGTTTCGCCGCCACCGCGCCGGCCATAAGCGGCTTCATCGGTAGCGTGCTGGGCGGGGCGATATCCGACGCGGTCGTCAAGCGCGGCGGCGGCGTCACCCTGGCTCGCAAGATTCCCTTCGTCACCGGGATGCTGCTGGCGAGCCTGCTGGTGCTTTGCAACTTCACCGATTCGACGTACGTCATCGTCGGGCTGATGTCCCTGGCTTTGTTCGGGAAAGGACTCGCACAGGTCGGGCTGGCGGTGGTGGTGGACACGTCGCCGCAGGAAATCGTCGGCTTCGCGACGGGCCTGTTCGGCGTGGCCGGCAACCTCGCGGGCATCGTCGCGCCGATCACCATCGGCTATATCCTCGGCATCACCCATTCCTTCACCGGCGTCATGTACTTCGTGGGCGCGCATGCGCTCGTCGGAGCCCTCAGCTATATCTTCATCGTCGGTCCGCTTCGCCGCCTTTCCCTGCCTGGAAACGGGTCCGTGTCTCGGGTGGAGCGCGCATCATGA
- a CDS encoding enolase C-terminal domain-like protein, translated as MTKISRIEIIDFTYDVKNLAAATEHTHNHVAYRKGATMQMAKYAVIIEADDGSRGEYVTQWGGTRPALAQSMMLANNVLGRDPAMREDIYDDCKRLLHHFDHMGYGPLDIALWDLEGKRLNASIQRLLGGYRTRLKAYASTFHGDHAGGLDSPEKYGEFAIQCQEMGYRGYKIHGWFDGDKYGEAAAILAARKAVGDKMDLMYDGACDLKTFADALYVGKACDEANYFWFEDPYRDTGLSAFSHKKLREMLKTPLLIGEHVRSLEPKADFIMAGGTDFVRVDPEYDMGITGAIKTARLAEGFGLDVEIHAVGPAHRHVMGAVRNSNYYEVALVGPDCPNVTPPVYTCGYTDQIDCIDRNGTVPVPSGPGLGVSYDWDFIKKNARQHHVYELGKR; from the coding sequence ATGACCAAGATATCGCGCATCGAAATCATCGACTTCACCTACGACGTCAAGAATCTTGCCGCCGCCACCGAGCACACCCACAACCACGTCGCCTATCGCAAGGGCGCCACGATGCAGATGGCCAAATACGCCGTCATCATCGAGGCCGACGATGGCTCCCGGGGCGAATACGTTACCCAGTGGGGCGGCACGCGCCCGGCCTTGGCCCAGAGCATGATGCTCGCCAATAACGTTCTCGGCCGCGATCCCGCCATGCGCGAGGACATCTACGACGACTGCAAGCGCCTGCTGCACCACTTCGACCACATGGGCTATGGCCCACTCGACATCGCGTTATGGGACCTGGAGGGGAAGCGGCTGAATGCGTCCATCCAGCGGCTCCTGGGAGGATATCGTACGCGCCTCAAGGCTTACGCCAGCACCTTCCACGGCGACCATGCCGGTGGCCTGGACAGTCCCGAGAAGTATGGCGAGTTCGCCATCCAGTGCCAGGAAATGGGCTATCGAGGCTACAAGATCCACGGATGGTTCGACGGCGACAAGTATGGTGAAGCCGCCGCCATTCTGGCCGCCCGCAAGGCGGTCGGCGACAAGATGGATCTCATGTATGACGGCGCCTGCGACCTGAAGACCTTCGCCGATGCGCTTTACGTGGGCAAGGCTTGCGACGAGGCGAACTATTTCTGGTTCGAGGACCCCTATCGCGACACGGGCCTGTCGGCGTTCTCTCACAAGAAACTGCGCGAGATGTTGAAGACGCCCTTGCTTATCGGTGAGCATGTCCGCAGCCTGGAGCCGAAGGCCGACTTCATCATGGCCGGCGGGACGGATTTCGTGCGCGTCGACCCGGAATACGACATGGGAATCACGGGGGCCATCAAGACCGCTCGCCTGGCGGAAGGTTTCGGGTTGGACGTGGAGATCCATGCCGTCGGTCCCGCGCACCGTCACGTTATGGGCGCGGTGCGCAACTCCAATTACTACGAGGTCGCGCTGGTCGGGCCGGATTGTCCCAATGTCACCCCGCCCGTCTATACCTGCGGCTATACGGACCAGATCGACTGCATCGACCGCAACGGTACGGTTCCGGTTCCGTCCGGTCCGGGGCTGGGCGTGAGCTACGACTGGGATTTCATAAAGAAGAATGCGAGGCAGCATCACGTCTACGAGTTGGGCAAACGCTGA
- a CDS encoding dihydrodipicolinate synthase family protein, translated as MLHQARGVYIVTQTPFDGDGGVDHASIDTLVDFYLRHGADGFTVLGVAGEAAKLTADEALGVARRFIARAQGKPVIVGVSNPSIAQLRELTGKVMDAGASGVMIAPPSGSRTEEELFGYFARVFDEIGNVPTVLQDFPFSTGTWMSVPFILELVRRHPQIQVLKEEDIPSITKITRLRAQQDRRIAILTGNNAMFLPLELGRGIDGPMAGFSHPEMLSTVYRLHREGQVQAAHDVFDCYLPLLSYENQSQWGVAVRKEILRRRGAIRHAAMRKPGPALTADDLKEIDLLVTRVQRAVAERA; from the coding sequence ATGCTTCATCAAGCAAGAGGGGTGTACATCGTCACCCAGACTCCCTTCGACGGAGACGGCGGGGTGGACCACGCCAGCATCGACACCTTGGTCGATTTCTACCTTCGGCATGGCGCGGATGGCTTCACGGTGCTGGGCGTCGCTGGCGAAGCGGCGAAGCTGACGGCCGATGAGGCCCTGGGCGTGGCTCGCCGCTTCATTGCCCGCGCACAAGGCAAACCCGTCATCGTGGGCGTAAGCAATCCCAGCATTGCCCAGCTACGGGAACTTACCGGCAAGGTCATGGATGCCGGCGCGTCGGGGGTCATGATCGCGCCGCCATCGGGCTCGCGCACGGAGGAGGAGCTGTTCGGCTATTTCGCGCGGGTGTTCGACGAAATCGGCAATGTGCCCACCGTGCTCCAGGATTTTCCCTTCTCCACCGGGACGTGGATGTCGGTGCCCTTCATCCTCGAACTGGTCCGCCGCCATCCGCAAATCCAGGTCCTGAAGGAAGAGGACATCCCCAGCATCACGAAGATCACGCGCTTGCGCGCCCAGCAGGACCGCAGGATCGCCATCCTGACCGGCAACAACGCGATGTTCCTGCCCCTGGAGCTCGGGCGCGGTATCGACGGCCCGATGGCCGGATTCTCCCATCCCGAAATGCTGTCGACCGTATATCGGCTGCATCGTGAAGGGCAAGTCCAGGCCGCGCACGACGTATTCGATTGCTACCTGCCCCTGCTGAGCTATGAGAACCAGAGCCAGTGGGGTGTCGCCGTGCGCAAGGAGATACTGCGCCGCCGCGGCGCGATCCGCCATGCGGCGATGCGCAAGCCCGGGCCGGCGCTGACCGCCGACGACCTGAAGGAAATCGACCTGCTCGTGACGCGTGTGCAGCGCGCCGTCGCCGAGCGCGCCTGA
- a CDS encoding MerR family transcriptional regulator, producing MCSSNSCVNASEAARRLGVSAKALRLYEQQGLIRPGRSAAGYRVYGPGDMVRAAEVVALRALGLSLAQVARVLDGDPESLKAALSAHETALDHGIHALVGKLDKLRGIQADLARGQMPSDGALTGLLDRSADIGAAFALPWPWGGEWFEVRDVRPLNYIIGSLGSGKTRLARRLAQALPNAAFVGLDRLDHGCAGATRLLETDPALRSRVDRARQWLVDEGATASLALTTLLVALEAEGPAVLVIDMVEQDLDRSTQEALMVHLRQRAQAGGRPLFLMTRSSAILDLAAVGPDEAILLCPANHSPPSRVAPYPGAPGYEAVATCLASPEVRARIARRPSLTGG from the coding sequence ATGTGTTCTTCCAATTCATGCGTGAACGCTTCGGAAGCGGCCAGGCGGCTGGGCGTATCGGCCAAGGCCTTGCGGCTATACGAGCAGCAGGGCTTGATCCGTCCCGGCCGCTCGGCGGCGGGATATCGGGTGTACGGGCCTGGCGACATGGTCCGCGCCGCCGAGGTCGTGGCGCTGCGCGCGCTGGGACTCAGCCTGGCTCAGGTTGCGCGGGTGCTGGACGGCGATCCTGAAAGCCTGAAAGCGGCTTTGTCCGCCCACGAAACGGCGCTCGACCATGGAATCCATGCGCTCGTCGGTAAACTGGACAAGCTACGAGGCATCCAGGCCGACCTTGCTCGCGGGCAGATGCCATCCGATGGCGCCTTGACGGGATTGCTCGACCGATCGGCGGACATCGGAGCGGCCTTCGCGCTCCCCTGGCCCTGGGGCGGCGAATGGTTCGAAGTTCGCGATGTTCGTCCTTTGAACTACATCATCGGTTCGCTGGGCAGCGGCAAGACCCGGCTGGCCCGCCGTCTCGCGCAGGCGCTGCCCAATGCAGCCTTCGTGGGCCTGGACCGGCTCGACCACGGATGCGCCGGGGCGACGCGTTTGCTGGAAACCGATCCTGCGCTGAGGTCGCGCGTCGACCGGGCGCGGCAATGGCTCGTCGACGAGGGCGCCACGGCATCCCTGGCCCTGACGACACTGCTCGTCGCCCTGGAAGCCGAGGGGCCCGCCGTCCTGGTCATCGACATGGTGGAGCAGGACCTGGACCGCTCCACCCAGGAAGCCTTGATGGTCCACCTTCGTCAACGCGCGCAGGCGGGAGGACGGCCGCTCTTCCTGATGACGCGCTCCTCGGCCATCCTGGACCTCGCCGCGGTCGGACCGGACGAGGCCATCCTGCTTTGCCCCGCCAACCACAGCCCGCCCAGCCGCGTGGCGCCCTATCCCGGCGCGCCGGGATACGAAGCCGTCGCGACCTGCCTGGCCTCGCCCGAGGTGCGCGCGCGCATCGCGCGACGTCCATCGCTAACGGGCGGTTAG
- a CDS encoding Bug family tripartite tricarboxylate transporter substrate binding protein: MRIYKKIGLTLFGLLGGLMLGPLSMAAQPFPAQSIRLIVPFPPGGNIDETARIVAPALTATLHQSIVVVNMPGASGLLGASYVARSKPDGYTLLLGSTGSVGSSPALNPAATFSPIDDLTGIGGIQSVPIILTVRDDSPINNLHDLVAASKSRHVTIGSSGFGSPAHLTIEYLIKNASLNATFVPYQGSGPAITDLLGGQVSAMADQVNSSLPFLKSKKIKAIVQFGEQRSRILPDVPTLAEEGVEGFTGLSWTGIFGPAHLPAEVTQTLASALQTALSDKTVIKRFQDTGVDMMHISRPAFEQLVASDFKKAQSFGKSENLTERP; the protein is encoded by the coding sequence ATGCGGATATACAAGAAAATCGGCTTGACACTCTTCGGTTTGCTGGGCGGTCTGATGCTCGGCCCACTCTCGATGGCCGCGCAGCCATTTCCGGCGCAGTCGATCCGCTTGATCGTCCCGTTTCCGCCCGGCGGAAACATCGATGAGACAGCTCGCATCGTAGCGCCCGCGCTGACCGCCACGCTTCACCAAAGCATTGTGGTCGTCAACATGCCGGGAGCGAGCGGGCTGCTTGGCGCCAGCTACGTAGCCAGATCGAAGCCCGATGGCTACACGCTGCTGCTGGGGTCGACCGGATCCGTCGGCTCGTCGCCCGCGCTCAACCCCGCCGCCACGTTCAGTCCGATCGACGACCTGACAGGTATTGGCGGCATTCAATCCGTTCCTATCATCCTGACGGTGCGTGACGACTCGCCGATCAATAATCTGCATGACCTTGTGGCCGCGTCGAAGTCCCGGCACGTCACGATCGGCTCGTCAGGGTTCGGCTCTCCCGCACATCTGACGATCGAGTACCTGATCAAGAATGCCTCCCTGAACGCGACCTTTGTACCCTATCAGGGCAGCGGGCCGGCGATCACCGATCTTCTCGGCGGCCAGGTGTCGGCCATGGCGGACCAGGTGAACTCCTCCTTGCCATTCCTGAAAAGCAAGAAAATCAAGGCCATCGTCCAGTTTGGAGAGCAACGCTCCAGAATCCTGCCCGACGTTCCGACGCTGGCCGAGGAAGGCGTCGAAGGATTTACCGGTCTCAGTTGGACCGGCATCTTCGGTCCAGCCCATCTCCCCGCTGAAGTGACGCAGACGCTGGCGTCCGCGCTTCAGACCGCCCTATCCGACAAGACCGTCATCAAGCGTTTCCAGGACACGGGCGTGGACATGATGCACATATCGCGGCCCGCGTTCGAGCAACTGGTGGCGTCGGACTTCAAGAAAGCGCAGTCATTCGGCAAGAGCGAAAACCTGACTGAGCGTCCCTGA
- a CDS encoding MmgE/PrpD family protein: protein MPTPDAQGDMQITPMPELANYIATALTNPLPEEVVEKAKHHLLDTLSSMVSGSRMLAGERAIAFVKAQGQSEPQAALAGTSLRTTAINAAMANGMFAHADETDDSHAPSLTHPGCGVVPAVLACAELWHRGGTDMLRAMVLGYDVCARLTMSLDAYAFREAGHSSHTFGPNFGAAAAAGALAGVEARQARYLMSYAAQQASGVACWMRDKDHVEKSFDFGGMGARNGVTAAIMVHSGCTGVDDVFSGQRCFYDAYGDQPDRGALGRELGVRYEILNTAIKRWTVGSPIQAPLDALDHLIRTHRFGADDVLAVEVRIPHQMVLTVNDRDMPEICLQHVLATLIVDGTMGFASAHDRPRMNDPTVLAVRERIALVGDDGLSRLMPSRQGIVEVTLKDGRRLREHTLAVRGTPANPMTRKELKEKSMELIAPILGKAQGERLVEQVWTLERIEDARELARLLSPAS from the coding sequence ATGCCAACCCCCGACGCCCAAGGCGATATGCAGATAACGCCCATGCCCGAGCTGGCCAACTACATCGCGACCGCGCTAACCAATCCCTTGCCTGAAGAAGTCGTGGAAAAGGCCAAGCATCATCTGCTCGACACCTTGTCGTCGATGGTGTCGGGGTCCCGGATGTTGGCGGGCGAGCGCGCCATTGCTTTCGTGAAGGCGCAAGGACAGAGCGAACCGCAGGCCGCCCTGGCTGGCACGTCTCTGCGCACCACCGCGATCAATGCCGCCATGGCGAACGGCATGTTCGCGCATGCGGATGAGACCGACGACTCGCATGCACCGTCCCTGACCCATCCAGGCTGCGGAGTCGTTCCCGCTGTCCTTGCCTGCGCGGAATTATGGCATCGCGGCGGTACCGACATGCTGCGCGCGATGGTGCTGGGTTACGACGTTTGTGCCCGGTTGACCATGTCGCTCGACGCGTATGCATTCCGGGAGGCGGGCCATTCAAGCCATACTTTCGGCCCGAACTTCGGCGCCGCGGCAGCCGCGGGCGCGCTGGCGGGCGTGGAAGCGCGGCAAGCGAGATATCTGATGTCGTATGCGGCCCAGCAGGCCTCGGGCGTGGCATGCTGGATGCGCGACAAGGACCACGTGGAAAAGTCCTTCGACTTCGGAGGGATGGGCGCCCGCAACGGCGTGACCGCCGCGATCATGGTGCACAGCGGCTGCACCGGTGTCGACGACGTTTTCTCGGGACAAAGATGTTTCTACGATGCCTATGGCGACCAGCCGGACCGTGGTGCATTGGGACGCGAACTTGGCGTGCGCTATGAAATCCTCAATACCGCGATCAAGCGCTGGACCGTGGGCTCCCCCATCCAGGCGCCGCTCGACGCGCTCGATCACCTGATTCGCACGCATCGGTTCGGCGCGGACGACGTGTTGGCGGTTGAAGTCAGGATTCCTCATCAGATGGTCCTGACCGTCAATGACCGCGACATGCCGGAGATATGCCTGCAGCATGTCCTCGCCACCCTGATAGTCGACGGAACCATGGGATTCGCTTCCGCACATGACCGGCCGAGAATGAACGATCCCACCGTCCTGGCGGTGCGGGAGCGTATTGCCTTGGTGGGCGACGACGGCTTGTCGAGGCTTATGCCGAGCCGGCAAGGCATTGTCGAGGTGACGCTCAAGGACGGGCGGCGCTTGCGCGAACACACGCTGGCGGTGCGCGGAACGCCCGCCAATCCGATGACGCGCAAGGAGTTGAAGGAAAAGAGCATGGAATTGATCGCCCCTATCCTGGGCAAGGCTCAAGGCGAACGGCTCGTCGAACAGGTATGGACCTTGGAACGCATCGAAGACGCGAGGGAACTCGCCCGACTGTTGAGCCCCGCGTCATGA